The Blastocatellia bacterium genomic interval TGGTATCCCCATCGGCAATCTCAGCTCTCCGCTGTTTGGTCAGTCGAATAATTCTGCTGGCTTTTTCGGCTTCTTCGGTGGTGGTGGCGGCGGCGGTGGTTTTGGCGGCAACAGTTCCACCGGCAATCGTCGGATTGAGATTGGCCTACGATTTAGTTTCTAACCAAATTGGCAGTGGGTTCCCTGCGGGGCAGGCCCTTGCGCACTGCACGCCTTGCCATGTCAGCGACGACCGAAATCAGGATTCAGTCGTCGCTGACGCGACGCAAGAGAGAAGCGATTAATCAGCTTCCGGCGCTTGAAAGGCCCCGTCGAAACTCAGCGACCGCTCCCGCGGTCAGCGCGGATACCGATAAAGCTGGTAGCAGAAATATCCATTGAAGGCGCGGGCGCTGGCACGCAAAAGAATCTTCAAGCGCCCCCTGCCCCGGTTGCGCCCTTGCGCTCAATCACTCAAAATAATCCTCATGAATGCAAACCCAATCGGCGTCTCTTGCCGCTCACAAACCGATGGCGATCCTTGCGCTCTGATCGAGCTACGTGGTCTAACAAAATCCTATCGAGACGGCGAACGTGTCTACACAGTTCTTTGTCAGGTGAACGCAACGATTCATCGCGGTGAATTGACTGTGCTCATTGGCCGCAGTGGCTCAGGCAAATCAACGGTGTTGAACTTGATCAGCGGCATTGACCTGCCGGACACAGGCGATGTCATCATTGATGGCGTCAACATCACTGCGCTCTCGGAAGAGGAACGCACATTGTTTCGACGTCAACATATCGGGTTTGTCTTCCAGTTTTTCAACCTGGTTCCCACGCTCACGGTTGAAGAAAATGTGTTGTTGCCGTTGGAACTGAACGGCGGCGCGAGCCGACATCAACGGGAGGCGGCGCTGGAGATGTTGGCCTGCGTTGGACTGGCTGACCGGCGAAAGAGCTTTCCTGACCGGCTCTCTGGCGGCGAGCAGCAACGTGTAGCCATTGTTCGCGCGCTGGCTCATGATCCGCTGCTCGTGTTGGCCGATGAGCCGACCGGCAACCTTGATTTAGAGACCGGCCTGAATGTGCTGGAGTGGCTGGATCGGCTCACACGTCAGGCCGGCAAGACAATGGTCATGGTGACGCATGCGCAAGAAGTCATTGGCTTGGCTGACCGCTTGTTCACGATCCACGACGGTCATCTGATCGAGCGCGACATACACATACGATCATGAGTGCGCTGTTACGACGTGCCGGCTGGCGATATTTGCTTGGCCATCCTTGGCAATTCGGCCTCTCGATTGTCGGCGTAGCGTTGGGCGTTGCTGTGGTGATCTCGATAGACCTGGCCAACAGCAGCGCCGAGCAAGCGTTCACGCTCTCAGCCGAGGCTGTTATGGGCCGAGCGACTCACCACATTGTTGGTGGACCATCGGGTGTGCCCGAAGAACTCTACAGCAAACTCCGCGTGGAATTAGGAATTCGCCTGACGGCGCCGGTCGTCGAAGGATATGGCGCCACGCCTGATGATGATGGTCAGGCGCTGCGCGTGCTGGGCATTGATCCGTTTGCTGAGCAGCCATTTCGTCCTTACTTGAGTAGCTCGGCGCCGGAGCGACCTGTCACCGTGTCAGCCTTACTGACGCAACCGGGCGCTGTGTTGATGTCCAGTCACACCGCCGAGCGGCTCGGTCTGAAAGCGGGCGATATGCTGCCTCTGCAAATCGGCGCAACGCGCCACACGGCGCATTTGATCGGGTTGCTCGAGCCGAGCGATGCCATCAGCCGTCGAGCAATGGACAACCTGCTGATGACCGACATTGCCACAGCGCAAGAGTGGCTCGATATGCGCGGTCGGCTCAGCCGCATTGATCTGCGGTTGAGCGATGACGGCGTTGGCGAACAACAGCTTCGCCGCATTGGGGCGGCGCTGCCCGCTGGTGTAGAAATTGTGCCGGCCGGCGCACAGTCTCAGGCGCTTGCCCAGATGACGCGAGCTTTCCGGTTCAACTTAACAGCGATGAGCTTGCTGGCGCTGATTGTTGGGATGTTTCTGATCTACAACACAATGACGTTCTCAGTGGTGCAGCGCCGCGCGCTTATCGGCATACTGCGCGCCATCGGCGTGACGCGCGCGCAGGTGTTCAAGTTGATTTTGAGCGAATCCCTCCTGATTGCAGGGATCGGCACAATAGCCGGCATTTTGTTTGGCATTGTGCTGGCGCGAGGGTTGATTGGACTGGTCACGCAGACGATCAATGATCTGTACTTTGTCGTCTCGGTGAGTGAGTTGAGTGTCGCTCCGCTTTCACTGATCAAGGGCATTGCCTTAGGGCTTGGCGCGAGCGTGCTGGCGGCGCTCGTTCCAGCCGTTGAAGCGACAACGGCTCCGCCACGCGCGGTCGAGAGTCGCTCGCACATAGAAGGACGCTGGCGGCGCGCCGTGCCACGCGCGGCCTACAGCGGTGTGGCCAGCATTTGCCTTGGCGCTGCGCTGCTGGCTTGGCCCAGTCGAAACTTGCTGATGAGCTATGGCGCCTTCTTTGTGATTATTCTCGGTTGCGCGTTGCTCACGCCGGCGGCAACGGTCGGCTTGATGCGG includes:
- a CDS encoding ABC transporter ATP-binding protein — translated: MNANPIGVSCRSQTDGDPCALIELRGLTKSYRDGERVYTVLCQVNATIHRGELTVLIGRSGSGKSTVLNLISGIDLPDTGDVIIDGVNITALSEEERTLFRRQHIGFVFQFFNLVPTLTVEENVLLPLELNGGASRHQREAALEMLACVGLADRRKSFPDRLSGGEQQRVAIVRALAHDPLLVLADEPTGNLDLETGLNVLEWLDRLTRQAGKTMVMVTHAQEVIGLADRLFTIHDGHLIERDIHIRS
- a CDS encoding FtsX-like permease family protein codes for the protein MSALLRRAGWRYLLGHPWQFGLSIVGVALGVAVVISIDLANSSAEQAFTLSAEAVMGRATHHIVGGPSGVPEELYSKLRVELGIRLTAPVVEGYGATPDDDGQALRVLGIDPFAEQPFRPYLSSSAPERPVTVSALLTQPGAVLMSSHTAERLGLKAGDMLPLQIGATRHTAHLIGLLEPSDAISRRAMDNLLMTDIATAQEWLDMRGRLSRIDLRLSDDGVGEQQLRRIGAALPAGVEIVPAGAQSQALAQMTRAFRFNLTAMSLLALIVGMFLIYNTMTFSVVQRRALIGILRAIGVTRAQVFKLILSESLLIAGIGTIAGILFGIVLARGLIGLVTQTINDLYFVVSVSELSVAPLSLIKGIALGLGASVLAALVPAVEATTAPPRAVESRSHIEGRWRRAVPRAAYSGVASICLGAALLAWPSRNLLMSYGAFFVIILGCALLTPAATVGLMRALGSHMRRLFGILGAMAARDVVAALSRTAVAIAALMIALATTVGVGVMIHSFRGAVARWLDTSLHADIYVSSPSLVARRNQSTLPAQLIERLAAVPGVAVVNTYRGVTVNTARGLTELVALGLDPRSYAAFNFKEGDPQQIWPAFQHGGAVIVSEPYAYHHRLTVGSTIALPTDYGEQVFPIVGIFYDYGSDHGIVMMSRRTYDRWWHDRKVTSLGIYAEPGVEIEALMESLRRQLGGQDVSIRPNRAIREASLDVFDRTFAITRVLRVLAMGVAFIGVLSALMAMQLERAREMAVLRANGLTPRQVWRLITLKTGLMGLVAGVLAMPIGTLLAALLVFVINRRSFGWTMQLEATPELLLQAPALALVAAMLAGLYPALNMARTSPALALRAE